AATCATGCGCCACCCGGGGAGGCCAGCGAATCTGTGCGGGCGCGGGTGCAGACGGCGCGTCTGTGCCAGCTCAAGCGCGCCGGCAAGCCCAATGCCCTGCTCGGCACCCGCGAACTGACCCGCGACTGCGAATTGCAGTCGAATGACCAGCGTCTGCTGGAGCGTGCCATCGACAAGTTGAACCTGTCGGCCCGGGCCTATCACCGCATCTTGCGATTGGCGCGCACCATTGCCGATCTTGCGGGTGCCGAGAGCCTGGCCACAGCGCATCTGACCGAGGCGATCGCCTATCGCCGTGGTGAGCGAGTCGTCGGTCGCTGATCGTCGGGCGGCGGCATCTCGCACGTCAGGCTTGTCCAGAACGGAGCAGACGCGGACAATTCGCGCATATTCCAACAGGCCTGACTGCAAGATGATGACCTTGATTCGCTCCGTCCTTGCCCTGCTGCTGGCCGCCCTGTCGTGGTCCGCCAGCGCTCAGGCCATCATCGTCAACGAGTTCTTTCGCAACGGCAATCTGTCAACCACCGATGAGTGGATCGAGGTGGTGCTGCGTCAGGACCTGACGGCGGCCCAGCTGGAAACCTACCTTGTGGGTGATTCTCAGGCCGCCACCAGCAGCAAGCTCGGGGCCTACCGATTTGCCAACATGGCGACCATCGCCGCCAGCTTTCGTGCCGGCACGATCATCGTGATCAGCGGAGCCACCGGCCCGGCGGCCGATGCCAGCTACGATCCTGACAACGACGACTGGAATCTGACTCTTCCCACCAACGGCGCAAACATCACCGTCGTCACGGCCGGTGGCGATCTTGCCGGCACCGATGTCGTCTGGGTGGACACCGTGGCCACGGGTGCCACCATTGCCCCGGATGGATTCTGCGTGAACTATGACTCGACACCCGGTGCCTTCGGCGCCGTCTGTCAGGTCACCATCGGCGTCCCTGGCAACGGCACCGGCGCCGTGCTCACCGGCGATGTGACGACGGAACCCGCAATGGTGGCCGCATGGACCGTCGGCGTGGCGCCGGCTTCGCTGACGCCCGGACAGCCCAACGGCGGCACGAATACCGAGTCTATCGACATCTTGAGAGGCCCGGTCATTCCGGTGGTGACCATCGCTGATGCCAGCATCTTGGAGGGCAATCCGCCTGGTGCCACCACGCTGACCTTCACGGCGACCATCACGCCGGTCATTCAGGAGGACTGCGTCTTCGGCATCGAGACCATCGACGGAGGCGCCTTCACGGCGACCGGCGGTGTCGACTATGTCGAAAACTTTACCATTCCGGTGACCATTCCGGCTGACTCCGCCACGGCGACTTTTGACATCACGATTGTTCGCGACACCGATATCGAGAGCGATGAGACTTTCGGCGTGTCGGCGTACGGCGAACCCTTCGAATGCGACATCTTCTCGGCTGAGGCCACCGGGACCATCCTCAACGATGACGCGGTGGTGCCGAACATCACCGTTAACGATGTCTCCCTGAGCGAAGGCAACGCCGGCAGCAACAATGCCACGGTGACCGTGTCGCTGGATGCGCCGGCGCCGGCGGGCGGCGTCTCTGTGGATTACTCTACTGCGGACATCAGCGCTACCGTGGCCGACAGCGACTACGCGAACACGGTCGGCACCCTGAATATTGCCGCCGGCGCCTTGACCGGCGTCATCATCGTGCCGATCAACGGTGATCTGGTGTTCGAGTCCGATGAAACCTTTGCCGTGAATCTGGGCGCCGCCACCGGCGCTGTGGTCGCCGACAATCAGAGTGTCGTCACCATCGTCAACGACGACGGATTTCCGAGCGTGTCCATCGACAGTGTCAGCCAGAACGAGGGCAACAGCGGCAGCAGCGATTTCACGTTCACACTGACGCTGAGCAATCCATCGTCTCAAGCCATCGATTACCTGGTGTATACGGCCGGCGTCAGTGCGACACCGGGCAGCGACTACACAGAGATCAATCAGCCCGGAACTCTGGTCAGTTTCGTGCCGCTGTCGACCAGCCAGGCGCTGGCGGTCAGCGTCAACGGCGATAACCTGGTGGAACCCAACGAAAGCTTCGAGGTCCGCGTCACCGCCGCCGGCAATCGCGGTGTAGGCGGCGTACTGGCGACCGGCATCGGCACCATCGTCAACGATGACGTCGCCATCGATATCAGCATTGATGATGTGACCGTGGTGGAAGGCACCGGTGCAGGCAGCACCAATGCCGTCTTCACGGTGTCGCTGAGCAGCGAGCCACTGGCCGGGTTGCCGGTGACGGTCGACTACGCCACGGCTTCGGGCTCGGCGATTTCCGGCACCGACTTCACCGCGACCAGCGGGCAGCTGAGCTTCGTCAATGGCGGTGCCCTGAGTCAGACCGTCAGTGTGCCGGTGACTCGCGATGACATCGACGAAAATGACGAGGGATTCGTTGTTGATCTCGGCAATGCTGTCAACGCGTCACTGGCCGACGCCCAGGGCGCCGGTCAGATTCTGGACGACGACGCTGCGCCAACGCCGACCGTGGACAGTATCTCCGTGCTGGAAGGCAATGCCGGCCCTGTCAGCGCGGTGTTCACCGTGAGCCTGAGCAATCCCTCGGCCTTTGCCCTTGATTTCCTGGCTTACACGGCCGACGGCACTGCAGTGGCCCCGGCTGACTACACCGCCATCGATCAGGGTGCACCGGTTTCGGTGAGTTTCGCGCCCCTCGCCACCAGCGCCACAGTGACGGTACCGGTCAATGGCGATCTGACGGTGGAGGCTGACGAGACCTTCACCCTCAACCTGATCGCCAACAACAACCGCGGTCAGCCGATGATCATCGCCAGTGGCACCGGCACCATCACCAATGACGACAGCGCCACGCTGACCCTGACCGGCGGCGCGATCGCCGAAGGCAACTCGGGAACCTCGTTGCTGACCTTCACCGCGACTTTGTCGAACCCGGTGCAGGATCCCGTGAGTGTGGACTACGCCAGTGCCGACGGCACCGCGACCCTCGCCGACAATGACTATCAGCAGGCCAGCGGCACGCTCAATTTTGCCTCGCTGGTGACCAGCCAGCAGCTGGCGGTGGCGGTGGTCGGAGACGTCGAGGTCGAGCCTGATCAGAGTTTTGCCGTGAACCTCAGCAATTTGAGTGGGCCAGCCGGCGTCAGCATCGGCACTGGCAGCGCCCAGGGCACCATCCTGAATGACGATGCCACCAGTTTCAGCATCGCCAACGCCAGCATCACCGAAGGCACGGGCAGCAACTCGACGCTGAGCTTCACCGTCACCTTGTCGGCCCCCGCCAAGGATCCGGTCAGCGTGCAGTTTGCCACTGCCGATGGCAGCGCCACCGCGCCGGCAGACTATGTCGCCGCCAACGGCACCCTGACCTTTTCTGGAGGCCAGACCAGCCAGACCGTTGCCGTGACCGTCATCGGCGATAATCTGGTGGAGCCCAGCGAGAACCTGCAGGTCGTTCTCAGCAATCCAGTGGGTGGCAGTATCGCCACGGGCACCGCGACCGGCACCATACTCAATGACGACAGCGCCAGTCTCACCATTGACGACGTCGCCCAGTACGAGGGGCTGACTTCACGCGGTGCGGGCGCATTGACGCCCTTCATGTTTACGATCAGCAGCAGCAATCCCTCAACCAGTGCCATCAGCGTGAACTTCCAGACTGCTGACGGCACCGCCACCGCCCCGACCGACTACGTTGCGGGCAGTGGCACCGTGACGATTCCCGCGGGGGCGACCAGCGCCACCGTGCTGATCAGCGTCATTCCGGACACGATGGTCGAGCCCGACGAGACTTTCAGCGTCAATCTGTCCGCAGCCGTCGGGGCCAGCATCGCCGATGCGCAGGGTATCGGCACGATACTCGGCGACGATCAGCCGAATCCGGTGCCGGTGAACGACCCGCGGGCACTACTCCTGCTCATCGCGTTGATGCTGTCGCTGGCGGGCCTGAGTCTCGCGCGCCGCAGATGACCTGCGAGGCGGCGCACCACAGATGGCGCGCTGCCCTTGAGGAAGATTACCTAGCACGTTCCGTTCTGCCGAGCGCCACGGTGTACGAGGCCTTGGCAGTGCCGAGCTTGCTCGAGCTTGCTCGGCAGGATGCGCGGCTCTTGCAGGTCCACACTGTGCGGCTCCTGTAGGTCCAGACTTGTCTGGACGCTTCACTCCGCCCCAAAGCGTCCAGACAAATCTGGGCACACCAGAAGCGATACCCCAAGCTCAGCAGAGGCAGCGGAGCAAGCTCCGCTCTACCAAGGCCACGGTGTACGAGGCTGTTGTAGTGCCGAGCTTGCTCGGCAGGATCTGCCGGGGATCCTCTGAACAGGTCGTCATTCCCGCGCAAGCGGGAATCCAGGCATGTACAAGCACCTGAAAGCACTGGCTTCCCGCTTGCGCGGGAATGACGGTCAAGACAGGTTCAGACGATCCCTACCGCGTCAGGAACCCGATCACCGTGTCCGCCAATTTCTTGTACGGCGGCTTCAGCAGCGAGAACGAAGACCAGCGCGCCTGATAGAACACCGGCTTCTGCTTGGAGAAGGTCAGGAAGCCATGGTGGCCGTGGTAGTGGCCCATACCCGAAGGACCGATGCCGCCGAAGGGTAGCGCGGGCTGGGCGATGTGCAGCACGCAGTCGTTGATGCTGACGCCGCCGGCAATCGTTCGATCCAGCACCTGCTCCACGCGGGCGCTGTCCAGATCGAAGTGGTACAGCGCCAGCGGCCGATCGTGCGCATTGACGTAGGCAATCGCTTCGTCCAGATGCTCATAGGGCAGGATCGGCAGGACCGGCCCGAAGATCTCCTCGCGCATCACCCGGCTGTCGGCCGGCGCGCCCAGAATCAGTGTGGGCGGGAAAATGCGCCTTGCCGGATCCAGCGTCTCGCCCCCCGGATTGATCGCAATCACCCGGGCGCCGCCGGCTTCGGCCTCGGCCACCAGCGCTCCCAGTCGGGCGTAGTGCCGATCGTTGGCCACGCTGGTGTAATCGGGCGTCTGACTCAGCGAGGGATAGCGCGCACGCACTTCGCGCTCCAGCGCCGCCACCAGTTCGTCCACCTTGGACGCATGGCACAGCACATAGTCGGGCGCGATGCAGGTCTGACCGGCATTCAGGAACTTGCCCGAGGCCAGCCGCGCCGCAGCGGTGTCGATCGGATAATCGTGGGCGACGATGGCCGGTGACTTGCCGCCCAGTTCCAGCGTCACCGGCGTCAGATTGCGTGCTGCCGCCTGCATGACGATCCGACCGACCGTGGTCGATCCGGTGAAGAACAGATGGTCGAAGGGCAGGGCCGAGAACTCGGCCGCGACTTCCGGCCCACCCAGAACCACCGCTACGCGATCCTCCGGGAAGATCTCGCCCAGCATCGACTTCAGCAGATCAGAAGTCTGCGGCGTCAGCTCGGATGGCTTGATCATGGCGTGATTGCCGGCAGCCAAGGCCGCCACCAGCGGCATCAGCGCCAGATTCACCGGGTAATTCCACGGCGCAATGATGCCGACCACCCCGACCGGCTGGTAGCGCACCCGCGAACGCGCCGGCCAGAACTGCGGATCGGTGGCCACCCGGCTCGGTTTCATCCAGCGTTTCAGCCGGCGGGTGGTGTAATCAATATCGTGCAGCACCGTCATCACGTCCGAGATCAGGGTCTCGTGGCGCGAACGCCGGCCAAAATCCGCGGCAATCGCCGTGACGATGTCTTCCGCATGCTTCTTGACCGCCGCGCGCAGACGCTTGAGGTCGTCGATGCGCTGGGCGTAATCCGGCGTGCGCCGCGCGTGGGCCAGTCGTTGGCGCTGCAGCATCGGAGTCAGCAGATCGGGCGTGGTGCCGTCCATAGTCGTAGCCTCAGGCGAACAGACCCACAGTATAGGCCCGCCGGCGTGGAGGCTTTGATCGAGGCCGACGCGGCCCTTCCCCATCGGCGTGCATTGGCTATGATCAAGGCATGAAGATCGCCTCGTGGAACGTCAATTCGCTGAAAGTGCGTCTGCCGCACCTGATGGACTGGCTGGACAGCGCCCAGCCGGACGTCGTGGCCCTGCAGGAAATCAAAATGGTCGACGATGATTTCCCGCACGAGGCCATCGAAGGCGCCGGTTACCGCGCGCTCGTAAGCGGCCAGAAGACCTACAACGGCGTGGCCCTGCTCACCCGCACCAAGGCTGCAGATCCGATCTACGACATTCCCGGATTCGATGACCCGCAGCGACGGGTGCTGGCGGCCACCGTCGGCGATATCCGCGTGATCGACCTCTACGTGGTCAACGGCCAGGAAGTGGGCAGCGAGAAATACGCCTACAAGCTGGCCTGGCTGGCCGCCCTGCGCGACTGGCTGGCCGATGAGATCAAGCGCCATCCGCAGCTGGTGGTGCTCGGCGACTTCAACATCGCCCCGGACGATCGCGATGTCCACGATCCCGTTGCCTGGCACGAGAAGATTCTCTGTTCCAGCGCCGAGCGTGCCGCACTGGGCGAGTTGCAGAAGCTGGGATTGAGCGACAGCTACCGTTTGTTCAACGAGGAGGGCGGCCAGTTCTCCTGGTGGGATTACCGCCAGGCCGGATTCCGCCGTAACCTCGGCCTGCGCATCGATCTCGTGCTGGTCTCCGATGCGCTGCGCGAACGTGCGCACGCTGCCGGCATCGATCGCGAGCCGCGCAGCTGGGAGCGGCCCTCCGACCACGCACCGGTATGGGTGGAACTGCAGCCGTGAAGCCGGCTGAACCCGCGCTGCTGCTGGACGAACAGGACTTCGAGGAAATTGATCGCCTGCTGGAATCGCTGGGTGCCGACGATGGACTGCGCCTGGATGGCGCCCAGGCTTTGCTGACCGCCCTGGTCGTCGGCCCACAGCCGATCGGACCCGAGGAATGGCTGCCGGTGATCCTCGGCGGCGAGCCCCTGGGCGCGCCCTCGCCGCGATTGCAGCGCCTGCTCGACCTGCTGCTGCGACTGATGAATGCCATTGAGCACGGTCTGGAGCTGCACAGCTACGACCCGGTATTCGCCGAACACGACACCGATGCCGGCGAGCGCGCTGTCGATGCTGGCGGTTGGTGCGAAGGATTCAGTCTGGGCGTGGATCTGAACGCCGAAATCTGGGAGCTGCGCATGCAGGAAGATCGCAGCCTCCTCGACCTGCTCGCCCCCATCGTGGCCCTGGGCGTGGACGACGGCGTATTCGCCGAGATCCGCAACCCGGAAATGGCCCCCCTGTCCGAACGCGAGCGCGATCTGGTCGTCGCCCAACTGGCCAGCGTACTGCTCGATATCCGCCAGTACTGGCAAGAACACCCGCCCGAAACCAGCCCGCCGCCGGGCGCGACACTGCACTGACTGGACCTCCACACCCCACCTGTGGGAGCGGACTCCGTCCGCGAACGTAGGCGACCTCGCGTCGCGACCGCCATTCCGCATGCCCCGGCGAAAACCGGGAACCGACGCGGTGCGCGGCCAGAAGCAGGACGCAGAGAACGCGAAGGAAAAGCAGAGAGAACGCGGAGAAAAGCGGGATCGGTCAAATCCGGATTCTCTCTGCGTTCTCCGCGGTTCTCCGCGTTGAAGCTCTTGCTGGCGGTTTGCGCCGTTGTACCAGAGCCTGCAAGCGCCGACCAACGGGTCGCGACACCAGGTCGCTCCTACGAGGGTTTCCCGAAACCACCCACTTTGCGGCAGAATCCACCCCCCGATCGCCGCCAAGCGAGCACGAGCATGTCTCGTGCAGGGCAGAACGCCGCGCAGCTATGCTGCGGGGCCGGTGAGATCAAAGCTGTTCCCCTTGCTGGCTTCATCAAGCAGGAAATTGCCGGTTGCGATGAAATGAAAAAGGGCCTGTAGCTCAACGGTTAGAGCAGGGGACTCATAATCCCTTGGTTCACGGTTCGAATCCGTGCGGGCCCACCATTCCTCGGTTCCAACCGACTCTCCTTGCCAGCCCGAAAGCGCGACGAGTGCGCACGGCTGCGGGTTCCTGCGGGTCAGCGCGTGGACCTCGCTTCTTGCCGTCGAGGGCCCAAAAGCCCTAAATGTGCTCTCTACCCCACCCCCACTCTCTGTCCCCCTGGACCCCAGAGAGCCAAGAACCAATCGACGGTTTTTGCAACATGAGCTAGATCAGTCACTTACGCTTGGTTCAAAAGGGCGAGTTGGACGGCAGACGTAGTTGGCAGTTTGGTGTCAAATTGCGGCGATAGGCGGGCGAAAAACCGCTCGGAAGCCGCCTGTATCGCGGCTGGTGAAAGTCAAACTGGGGGACTTCGCATTTGCTGGCACAACGCAACAGATGTCGATCGCGCTCTGACCCAACTCGCAGCGGACCTGTCATTTCACATGTGTGAGGTCTGCGCGGCGCCAGGAGAATTGGTTCGGTCACAACGCAATGGATTGCTGGTGCTGTGCCCAGCACACCGGGAAGGCGCCCCTTCAAATCAAACTGATCGCGACGGCCAAACATCATGAGAACCCATCGAATCGACAGCCCGGCGGAGATCGACGCGCAGGAAATTGCGCGGCACATCGCGGCCGGTACGCGCGTGATCGTCCAGTTCGCACGCACCGGTTACACCGCGCAGCAACTGGATACGTTGAATGAACTGGCCAGACAGCACGGGCGCGACCTCACGATCCGCTTTTACGGTCATTACAACGGGGATTTCGATGCGTCGGCTCTGCAGCACCTGCCGGATGCGCAGTGCGTCACCATGGATTGCCTCACCAAAGCAAGCAACCTCGACGCACTATCCCAACTGCACAACCTCAAGGAACTGCGCCTCGGCGTGTTTGAGCTCGACAACGCGGACATCCTGAAGACCATCAACCTTGGCTCGCTCGAAGCGTTGATGCTGGGCGAAACGAAGAACTGCCGAATCGATCTTGCCGCATTGGCCGCGTGCGGTCGGCTGCAGCGCTTGGACACCGTTGGACACACCCGAAACATCGCGTCTATCTGCCAGCTTCCGTCGCTGCAGGCACTCGGGCTCGTGGCGTTCCGGAAAAGCGAGGAGCTGGATTTCGTCAGCGCCGTGCCGAACCTGACAACGCTGCACCTGGGGTTTGGCGGACGCGCCTCGATCGCCGAATTGACCGCGCCGCGGCTGCAAAGGCTCGAGGTCCTTCGGGTTCAGGGACTAGCCGACCTCGGTGATCTCGGACGTTTCGCCGAACTTCAGAGCGTGCAGATCGAGGACCAGATCCGGCTTGCGCAAATCGAGCTGGGAGCGAATCCGAAGCTCGCGGAGATCGTCGTGATCAACTGCAAGACGCTGGCACGAATCCAGGGACTGGCCGATCTGCCGCGCTTGTCCACTCTGCGCATCCATCGAAGCGGACTCGAATACGCCACGTTCATCGATGGCCGACTGCCGCCGCAACTCCGATCCCTGGCGTTCTACACCGGCAAACAGAAGCGCGATGGTGAGATCAAGGCGGATCTTGCGGCGCGCGGATATCACTGATTCGGTGCGGAACGCTCGACAACAGCAATCGGTAACCGACCGTTGATGCCAACCGAAGGAAGTACATGAACGCAACGACGGGAAGAGACCGCAGTTTCATCGCCGCCGGCCTCTATGGCCTACTGATCGGTGACGCCCTTGGCGTGCCCTACGAGTTCCGCGACTCATCGAGCATTCCGCCGCCAGATCAGATCGAATTCGAGCCCCCCGCGGGATTCCGCCGGAGCCATCCGGGCGTAGCGCCCGGCACTTGGTCAGACGATGGTTCGCAAGCGCTGTGCCTGTTCGAGTCACTGATCGAGCATCCACGGCTTGATCTCGTCGATTTCGCCGATCGCCTTGTGCGCTGGCACGATCATGCTCATCTGCAAGCAGGCGGCCGCGTGTTTGACGTCGGCATCCAGACCTACCACGCCCTTGCGCGCATCAAAGCCGGCAACCCACCGCACTTATCCGGCGGTCATAGCGAGCGCGTGAACGGCAACGGCTCACTGATGCGCGTGCTGCCGATCGCACTGCTGCACGACCCGAATCGAAGCACCGATTTCGACCTCATCGACAAAGCCATGCGTCAGAGCCTGCCCACGCACGCGCACCCGCGATCGCAACTCTGCTGTGCGCAGCTGGTGCTATGGGCCGACGGCCTGCGGCAGAAGTTGCACGAAGACGAAGCCTGGGACCGCGCCGCCGAGATCCTCACGCGATTCGCATCGGGCGCCGACGGCGCAAGCGACTATTCGAGCTTCCGCACCGACCTGGCTGCCGAGCGTCAGCTCGTACTCATTCCTGATCCCGGCTACCTTCCCCATGGCTCCGGTTACGTGCTCGATAGCCTGTGGTCAGCGCGCTGGGCGCTGCGGGGGCGGCCGTATGAAGCTGTCGTTCGGGCCGCCATTCAGCTTGGTGACGACACTGATACCACTTCGGCCATTGCGGGCGGATTGGCGGGGATTCGGGACGGACTGGTTGCGGTTCCTCAGCGCTGGCTCGATGGGCTCTCGGGCAGATCGATGGTTGAAGGCTTGATTGACCTGGTCCTCAAACTATCGCCTGTGCCGACAGCCCGCGATACGTCAACGGAAGAGTAGTCTCGAAAGCCCCAGATCTCGAAACGTCAAAAATTGCTTGGGTCTGAGACAAAGCAAGCCGCTGGCGTCTCCTGTCGCCGAGGATTTCGGCGCCCACGTAGCCCAGATCTCGCAACTGTGGCAGCGCATCGACCCAGCCAGCCCTTGGGCGCTGGCAAAATTCGACAGTCGCGGGGCCGTGGGACCAACGCCGAACGCAAGCGACACGACACTTCGCCGAACTGCTGGAGAGCTTCGATCCGAAGTACCCATCGCTGTGTCTCGCGCGATTGGCACAAGGACAGCAGCTTGACGCCCTGGCGCCGGAGGCCCTGGATGCTTGGGCCAACCAGGAATGGGTGGATCCGAACTGGTGAGCTTCCTGGCAGCGCACGAACCGCCGCCGATTCCGTATTGACGAGTTCAAACGTCGTCGATGAAGGCGCGACCATGGCGTCAACCTGCCTGACTGGTCAGCGCCCTCGTTGCGTTCTTGAGGCAGGCTTCTTCGAAGGACTCGACGTCATCGAGGCGGTAGCGCACTTTCCCCGGTAGTTTGAGGAACTTGGGCCCAATTCCGTTGGAGCGCCAGCGTTCGAGTGAAGCCTCGGCGACCTGCCAACGTGCAGCGAGTTGCGCCTGGCTGATGTGCACTACTTCCATTTTGACTCCTCCGTTTGCCTTGGTGCGCATATGAAGGCGCTGTTTCGCTTTCGTGCCAGGGCCCTTGCAGGAGGCCAGCGACATGGCTGCAGGGCAAATGGATGAGGACGTGCGTCTTAAATGGTTGCCACGGGTACCAAAGGGATTGAGGCGGGTTGCCCTGCGTCTGCGATCATCGACCGTGCGACGAACTCCTCAAATTGCTCCTTCATCGGTAATTCCAAGTTCGGTCTGAGCCGGCGTCTGGTGGCCGTGGTCACCTCGCCGGTGAGCGGGTTACGTCCCTCAACCTCGACCACTTCCCAACTGACACCCACGCCGCGTTTCTGCCAACTCGGCAGGTCATTGAAATTGACGCCGGCCTGAAACAGAAACTCATTTTTCGCTGCGGTGGTCAGTCCGCGCAGGCGTTGGGTCGCGGCGGTGGCGGATTCGCCGGATTTGCGCAGGAGCCAATAGCAGTGACTGTTGAGGGCATTGCGCGCGGCGTCTTCCTGGCGCCAGCGGAAATAGTCAAGCACATCGCGCTCGGCCGGCAATTGCGAGATGCGGCAGTCGAATGCCGCCGGCGCGCCCAGTTGCGAGGTGAACATCGCGCTGGCCTCGCCCGCCAGGATGGAGTTGAGCTTGCGCAGCTTGCGTCCGAAGGTATCGTCGTCACGACTCAGCAGAATCGAAATCTCGTCGCTCTGGGTGTACCCGAACAACGCGCGAAATCCACAATCCATGACGTGTGTGGTCGTTGCCACCATGTAGTCACGGAAGCGCTCGTCGTAGGGCGCCTCGAACGGCTGCAACTCTCGCGTCAGGCGGGTGAATCCGCGCCCGTCGATGCGCGCAACCATGTGCAATCCGCGCAACACGCACAGATCGTTGGTGGTCTCGTAGACGCGCATTCGCTTGTCGAGGTCATCAAACTTCATGGTTCTTCCTTGGTCTCAAATCCGCCGATGGCGGCGATCGAT
The Rhodanobacteraceae bacterium genome window above contains:
- a CDS encoding YecA family protein; translated protein: MKPAEPALLLDEQDFEEIDRLLESLGADDGLRLDGAQALLTALVVGPQPIGPEEWLPVILGGEPLGAPSPRLQRLLDLLLRLMNAIEHGLELHSYDPVFAEHDTDAGERAVDAGGWCEGFSLGVDLNAEIWELRMQEDRSLLDLLAPIVALGVDDGVFAEIRNPEMAPLSERERDLVVAQLASVLLDIRQYWQEHPPETSPPPGATLH
- a CDS encoding ADP-ribosylglycohydrolase family protein, encoding MNATTGRDRSFIAAGLYGLLIGDALGVPYEFRDSSSIPPPDQIEFEPPAGFRRSHPGVAPGTWSDDGSQALCLFESLIEHPRLDLVDFADRLVRWHDHAHLQAGGRVFDVGIQTYHALARIKAGNPPHLSGGHSERVNGNGSLMRVLPIALLHDPNRSTDFDLIDKAMRQSLPTHAHPRSQLCCAQLVLWADGLRQKLHEDEAWDRAAEILTRFASGADGASDYSSFRTDLAAERQLVLIPDPGYLPHGSGYVLDSLWSARWALRGRPYEAVVRAAIQLGDDTDTTSAIAGGLAGIRDGLVAVPQRWLDGLSGRSMVEGLIDLVLKLSPVPTARDTSTEE
- a CDS encoding DNA-binding protein, which produces MEVVHISQAQLAARWQVAEASLERWRSNGIGPKFLKLPGKVRYRLDDVESFEEACLKNATRALTSQAG
- the xth gene encoding exodeoxyribonuclease III produces the protein MKIASWNVNSLKVRLPHLMDWLDSAQPDVVALQEIKMVDDDFPHEAIEGAGYRALVSGQKTYNGVALLTRTKAADPIYDIPGFDDPQRRVLAATVGDIRVIDLYVVNGQEVGSEKYAYKLAWLAALRDWLADEIKRHPQLVVLGDFNIAPDDRDVHDPVAWHEKILCSSAERAALGELQKLGLSDSYRLFNEEGGQFSWWDYRQAGFRRNLGLRIDLVLVSDALRERAHAAGIDREPRSWERPSDHAPVWVELQP
- a CDS encoding guanylyltransferase — translated: MKFDDLDKRMRVYETTNDLCVLRGLHMVARIDGRGFTRLTRELQPFEAPYDERFRDYMVATTTHVMDCGFRALFGYTQSDEISILLSRDDDTFGRKLRKLNSILAGEASAMFTSQLGAPAAFDCRISQLPAERDVLDYFRWRQEDAARNALNSHCYWLLRKSGESATAATQRLRGLTTAAKNEFLFQAGVNFNDLPSWQKRGVGVSWEVVEVEGRNPLTGEVTTATRRRLRPNLELPMKEQFEEFVARSMIADAGQPASIPLVPVATI
- a CDS encoding coniferyl aldehyde dehydrogenase is translated as MDGTTPDLLTPMLQRQRLAHARRTPDYAQRIDDLKRLRAAVKKHAEDIVTAIAADFGRRSRHETLISDVMTVLHDIDYTTRRLKRWMKPSRVATDPQFWPARSRVRYQPVGVVGIIAPWNYPVNLALMPLVAALAAGNHAMIKPSELTPQTSDLLKSMLGEIFPEDRVAVVLGGPEVAAEFSALPFDHLFFTGSTTVGRIVMQAAARNLTPVTLELGGKSPAIVAHDYPIDTAAARLASGKFLNAGQTCIAPDYVLCHASKVDELVAALEREVRARYPSLSQTPDYTSVANDRHYARLGALVAEAEAGGARVIAINPGGETLDPARRIFPPTLILGAPADSRVMREEIFGPVLPILPYEHLDEAIAYVNAHDRPLALYHFDLDSARVEQVLDRTIAGGVSINDCVLHIAQPALPFGGIGPSGMGHYHGHHGFLTFSKQKPVFYQARWSSFSLLKPPYKKLADTVIGFLTR